In Terriglobales bacterium, one DNA window encodes the following:
- a CDS encoding cytochrome c: protein MLGWIGGQAFSGRLTAQRRAGGLCVLTALLGSMAVAQQDAGAFFKQNCTSCHTIGGGRLTGPDLKDVGSRRDRVWLVQFLQSPKAMIDSGDPYAAKLQQEARGVVMPNITGMNPQLGQALLDLIAAESKLPRSQFAGLQISDRPLTVMDLERGKKIFRGEQALSNGGPACISCHTVRGLTLLGGGRLGPDLTRIFERLQGRKGLAAWLSSPASPTMAPVFKEHAIQPEEILSLIALLEDSAKKGGQDDTTSLLNFFLLGVGGMVLGLISLDALWKQRFRGVRRSLVQREGRGER from the coding sequence ATGCTTGGTTGGATCGGAGGGCAAGCGTTTTCGGGCAGGTTGACAGCTCAGCGGCGCGCAGGCGGGCTGTGCGTGTTGACGGCGTTGCTGGGCAGCATGGCGGTTGCGCAGCAGGACGCCGGCGCTTTCTTCAAGCAGAACTGCACGAGCTGCCACACCATCGGAGGCGGACGGCTCACCGGGCCGGACTTGAAAGACGTAGGCAGTCGCCGAGACCGGGTATGGCTGGTTCAGTTTCTTCAGAGCCCCAAGGCCATGATCGATAGCGGCGATCCTTACGCCGCGAAGCTGCAACAGGAAGCGCGGGGTGTAGTGATGCCGAACATTACGGGGATGAATCCGCAATTGGGGCAGGCACTACTCGACCTGATTGCCGCCGAATCGAAGCTTCCACGCTCCCAGTTCGCAGGTTTGCAGATCAGTGACCGCCCACTGACGGTGATGGACCTAGAGAGGGGGAAAAAGATCTTTCGCGGTGAACAAGCACTCAGCAATGGCGGGCCCGCCTGTATCTCCTGCCACACCGTCAGGGGTCTGACCCTGCTCGGCGGTGGTCGGCTCGGTCCTGATCTGACCCGCATCTTCGAGCGTCTGCAAGGCCGCAAGGGATTGGCAGCCTGGTTGTCCTCGCCCGCGAGCCCCACGATGGCCCCGGTCTTCAAAGAACACGCGATTCAACCCGAAGAAATCCTGAGCCTGATTGCGCTCTTGGAAGACTCGGCGAAGAAGGGCGGGCAAGACGATACGACTTCCTTGCTGAATTTCTTCCTGCTGGGAGTGGGCGGCATGGTGCTGGGCCTCATTTCACTTGATGCCTTATGGAAACAGCGATTCCGTGGGGTTCGGCGCAGCCTAGTGCAGCGAGAAGGTCGAGGTGAACGATGA
- a CDS encoding Rrf2 family transcriptional regulator, protein MLSVTSEYALRALAHLARQSGEAVLGRDLAQAVEIPANYLSKVLLTLRNAGLVDATRGSGGGYRLGKPADEIHLIDVVELFEVISRTKASCFLSHTRPCSDDAPCTAHAAWRAVQAAYLGFLVSTPVSAIAGAPDDGWTSSQRNGRKTSR, encoded by the coding sequence ATGCTCTCCGTGACGTCCGAATACGCATTGCGGGCGCTTGCTCACCTAGCCCGACAATCCGGCGAAGCTGTGCTGGGGCGCGATTTAGCGCAAGCGGTTGAAATACCAGCAAATTATCTGTCGAAGGTGCTGTTGACTCTGCGCAATGCGGGATTGGTCGATGCAACCAGAGGTTCGGGCGGCGGATACCGGCTCGGCAAGCCGGCAGACGAGATTCATTTGATCGATGTCGTGGAACTGTTCGAGGTGATTTCGCGAACCAAGGCCAGCTGTTTTCTATCGCATACCCGGCCTTGCTCGGACGATGCCCCGTGCACAGCACATGCTGCGTGGCGCGCGGTGCAGGCTGCCTATCTGGGTTTCCTGGTTTCTACCCCGGTCTCCGCCATCGCCGGTGCTCCCGACGATGGTTGGACAAGTTCGCAGCGCAACGGTAGGAAAACCTCCCGCTGA